The Takifugu flavidus isolate HTHZ2018 unplaced genomic scaffold, ASM371156v2 ctg900, whole genome shotgun sequence genomic sequence AAGGCTTTAACTGGTACAAATATTACATCTAATTAATGATACACAGTACTCAGGAGAATCAGCTATGTAGTGGGAGTTCGCTGTGCTGTGATATGtgtctttaaatgtttcaaaaacctATAACCTCACCGATATCAAATAGAAATAATGTCACTCACTAGTCTTTGCTCTCCACTGTTCTCAGGTGCCCCATTGTTATAAAGTCATGCTGCAGGGCTTTCGCAGGAGAGATTCTCAGAAGATCATCAAAGTGGAATAATTTCTTAAGGAGATCATAAAGAGCCCTGCGgtccttcatttcatttttgtcatttgttggaTTTGCCTGCCATTGGAATTAGTGATTTAATACAAAGATAATCAATCAGGAACAATGAAATTAATTataactggttaaaaaaaagagtgcttACCGAAAACAATTGTGTTAGAGAATATCTAAAACACTGAGGAACGTAATTGAAGTTCTTTGAGTTAGCTGGACCATATTCAGCTGGTGTCTGAAAGAACAAACCCAACAGTTAGTGAACATACACTTTTCCTGCCCTCCCAGCATTTCAGCAGATAGGAAAAGGATTTGAGACGTTACACCCAAATTCAAATATCCTTGGACACTTGGAAATAGTATGAGTGAGtaatatatttatgtttgcaGTGGTGGATAAGATCAGtattaaagtgcagagaacaTGTGCTCACCTTTAATCTCCATGAATAACCAGAATGGTTTGCCACCTTTACAAAATATCTGCTGGTGTACCTCCCAGCATTTAATATGTAGTTTGGGGGCATACCCAGTAGATCTATTATGTGTCTCATCTgtaaaccaaacattcacatttgTTAAGAGGACATGCTCTAATTGCCTATAGATATTTTTGTCTAGTATACTTGCGTTTTGATATGATGAGTAATTGTGGATGGTTTGAGGGTtgtataaaaacaaaaggatttgGCCAACTCCCCAAATATCAAGTGGATACGAGAAGGGGAGACCGAGCATAATTTCTGGAGCCCTAAAAACACAAgtcataataaaaaaaatgtatatgtaaaaaattaaagaaaaaaagatattaatattaattatatACTGCAGGACAAATAACCTCAGTCCAGATGCCTGCATGATGGTCCCTGTCCTGGCCTCATGGGTCCGACGTGCCAGTCCAAAGTCGATTAGTTTAATTTTTAATCCTCTTTGGTCCACTAACATAATGTTGTCTGGTTTTAAGTCGGTGTGCAGGATTCCAAGTTTCTTGAGGTCTGATAGAGCCATAAACAGCTGGAAGaaaattaaaactttttaaaattaaaactaaGATGCTCTGTGATCAATTTATGCAAGCTGTAGAATATTATCACAGAAAGGTTTGCTAAATAATAGTTTACCTGCTTTGCAATTGGTCGAATTTTAGacacacacagtggtttgcCTTTTCTTAATTCAAGAGCATCAACGAAGTCCATGCTCAGCATCTCATACACAAGAGAGAGCTGACTGTTGTGTTGAAAATGGTCCAAGAGCTTCACAAAGTGTGCATGATTCACACGAAGACTGGAATGGATGCGTTCCAATATCATTTTCTGTGAAGGATAAACATGACTGATAAAAGACCAAAATATGGGCTAGAGAACAATTGTTTTCAAGGAAGTGGTTATTGCCATTTTCAGAAGcaattattattgtttattaaattatttttccttACTTCTCTTTGGCCACTTTCGAATTCCTTGGAATCCTTGATGAACTTGATCGCCACAGTCGCTTTTGTATTCATGTTTTGGCACCTGGCTACTTGACCAAATGCTCCTTCACCTATAATCTCCTGCACAACAAACccagacttcctgctgtgtaGAACATCACCAGCATTTACTGTAAAGAGACAATCACCATGGAGAGAAACCATTCAGTCAACatgaaaacatcaaacacacaattgaAGCATTATCCGTGTCCTTGTAATAATGGCAAGATGTAGCCGTCCAATCCTGGGATCTACTGTATATACCGAGAGCTTATTTACAAATAGCATACAAGTGCTGGAATTGGGACCTGATCTACGATGCCAATAAATCCTACAAAACTTAACGTGTATGGTACAGTACAATATTCCTGTTGGGAAAATCAGCAGTGACGGTGCTGCTGTGCCaactgtgtcatgtgacctcctaAAGACATGTTTTACATTATAAATACAGTTTGAAGTCTTACCTTTATTTATTGTTGATGGCattatttctgaaatgaaaattCAATTTGGTTAATATGTTGGTAATTGTAACAATTTATTAGTAATGTTGTAATCTTGTCAAGAAAAATGCCATCACAATGGGACAGCTGGAGTACTGCCGTGGCTGGTGTACCACCAaaaagggaaggaggcaggaccAAATCTAACACTAGACAATAACTACCACATCAAATTGCCATGCCATCAAAATGTCAGGTTGTTGCATTTACGATCATTTGAACAGGTCAAATTTTGTAAGGGTAAGTTTTCTAAATTACATAAACATTGAGAGCAGTCATGCTAAGAAAGCTTGTCAAGCCTCCACTAGCCACCATACTTTTATTGCCTCACTGTACATGCAAGTTTTTGGTACAGTATTGGGTGTTACCTCAGTCAGATCCAATCTAATGCTATTAAAAAGGTCTGTTCTTGTTGCATTAATAGATTTTAGTACACTTATTTTAATTCAGCAGATCCATATACTTTTCTGTAGATATATATAAAATTATAATGTTTACAGTAACTGACTGAGTTTGATGTAAAGGGTTGCCTTTTATCTTCAAAGTATAAATGATATTACAGTATTAAAGGATTTTTGCATTAATAGATTTTAAAACACTGTAATTCAGAAGatccatttatttttgtgtcGATATATATAATTATACTACTTACAGTGACTGACTCAGTTTGATGTGAAGGGTTGCCTTTTATCTTCAAAGTATAAGTAATATTACAGTAATGGGGCATCCCCATCCTAAACAGCTAGTCAAGAAACTACCATCACAACCAAAGCTG encodes the following:
- the LOC130521351 gene encoding homeodomain-interacting protein kinase 1-like isoform X2, with protein sequence MEIMPSTINKVNAGDVLHSRKSGFVVQEIIGEGAFGQVARCQNMNTKATVAIKFIKDSKEFESGQREKMILERIHSSLRVNHAHFVKLLDHFQHNSQLSLVYEMLSMDFVDALELRKGKPLCVSKIRPIAKQLFMALSDLKKLGILHTDLKPDNIMLVDQRGLKIKLIDFGLARRTHEARTGTIMQASGLRAPEIMLGLPFSYPLDIWGVGQILLFLYNPQTIHNYSSYQNTPAEYGPANSKNFNYVPQCFRYSLTQLFSANPTNDKNEMKDRRALYDLLKKLFHFDDLLRISPAKALQHDFITMGHLRTVESKDYLKMCEKMNSLAFTEVSADNSNEKRNEKNLFESEIRRSSQKEAKTLEKEEKPTKEGDIKSFMGKVFKAECSESSEAETSETSEAEAIMSLKDNSHNL
- the LOC130521351 gene encoding homeodomain-interacting protein kinase 1-like isoform X1; protein product: MEIMPSTINKVNAGDVLHSRKSGFVVQEIIGEGAFGQVARCQNMNTKATVAIKFIKDSKEFESGQREKMILERIHSSLRVNHAHFVKLLDHFQHNSQLSLVYEMLSMDFVDALELRKGKPLCVSKIRPIAKQLFMALSDLKKLGILHTDLKPDNIMLVDQRGLKIKLIDFGLARRTHEARTGTIMQASGLRAPEIMLGLPFSYPLDIWGVGQILLFLYNPQTIHNYSSYQNMRHIIDLLGMPPNYILNAGRYTSRYFVKVANHSGYSWRLKTPAEYGPANSKNFNYVPQCFRYSLTQLFSANPTNDKNEMKDRRALYDLLKKLFHFDDLLRISPAKALQHDFITMGHLRTVESKDYLKMCEKMNSLAFTEVSADNSNEKRNEKNLFESEIRRSSQKEAKTLEKEEKPTKEGDIKSFMGKVFKAECSESSEAETSETSEAEAIMSLKDNSHNL